One Pseudochaenichthys georgianus chromosome 4, fPseGeo1.2, whole genome shotgun sequence DNA window includes the following coding sequences:
- the LOC139433733 gene encoding uncharacterized protein, with product MSKGHFDELLGKVGPLITKTDTNMRLSIGPAERLAICLRYLATGDSYRTIAFSYRVGHITVAVIVREVAGAIWTALVEETMPVPQAEDWRAIAAEFQERWNFPNCVGAIDGKHVVIQAPANSGSLYFNYKSSHSLVLLAVVDAQYLFRVVDVGGFGRSSDSGSLRNSAFGESLRDGSLQLPPDTVIPGAERLGLLPHVFVGDEAFPLLDNLLRPFPGRQITRERRMYNYRLSRARLVVECAFGILSSRWRMFRRVITTSPEVTELCVKATCVLHNFLHRKTIGRKSRTPVEESMDEAPDTPTLCDAPRMGSNNATRRSLQLRENFCSYFNEEGAVPWQHNVV from the exons atgagcaaagGCCATTTCGACGAGTTGCTCGGCAAAGTGGGTCCCCTGATAACAAAGACAGACACCAACatgcgtttgtcaatcggacccgccgagcgactcgccatctgcctacg gtacctggcaaccggtgactcatACAGGACAATAGCATTCAGCTATAGGGTTGGTCATATAACAGTGGCTGTCATCGTCagggaggttgcgggtgccatctggaccgcgctggttgaggagaccatgccggtaccacaggcggaggactggagagccatcgctgctgagtttcaggagcgctggaactttccaaattgcgttggtgccattgatgggaagcacgtggtgatccaggctccggcaaattctgggtccctgtacTTTAATTATAAGTCCAgccactccttggtactgctggctgtcgtggatgcccagtacctcttcagggtagtggatgtcggaggatttggaaggagcagcgacaGTGGGAGCCTGAGGAATTCCGCTTTTGGAGAGAGCCTcagagatggcagtctgcagctaccacctgacaccgtcatcccaggagcagagcggctcggccttctCCCCCATGTCTTCgttggagatgaggcttttccgctgctggacaacctgctgcgtccgttccctggacgcCAGATCACACGCGAGAGGAGGATGTACAATTACCGcctcagccgggccaggttggtggttgaatgtgcgtttggcatcctctcatctcggtggagaatgttccggcgtgtcatcaccaccagcccagaggtaacagagttgtgtgtgaaggccacctgtgtgcTGCACAACTTCCTCCACAGGAAGACGATAGGAAGGAAATCACGCACACCTGTCGAGGAGTCCATGGATGAAGCTCCAGATACTCCAACCCTGTGTGATGCACCGAGGATGGGCTCCAACAACGCCACACGCAGATCGCTCCAACTGCGGGAGAACTTCTGCTCCTATTTcaatgaggagggtgcagtgccatggcagcataatgtggtgtag